The following DNA comes from Bacteroidia bacterium.
TTTTTTCAAAAGTGTAGGTAGATTCAAAAAAGTTTCTACTTTTGCAGTCCCAAAAAACGGGGTACCTCTTTTTTTTAACAGAAAAAAATCAACTAAGAGCAATGCCAACTATACAACAGTTAGTACGCAAAGGAAGGACTGATAAGACTTTCAAAACAAAATCTCCAGCGTTGGATTCATGTCCACAACGTCGTGGAGTTTGCACACGTGTTTACACAACTACTCCAAAGAAGCCGAATTCAGCTATGCGTAAAGTAGCGAAGGTTCGTTTAACCAATGGTATTGAAGTAATTGCTTACATACCTGGAGAGGGTCACAATTTGCAAGAGCACTCCATCGTGTTGATTCGCGGCGGAAGGGTAAAAGATTTACCAGGGGTTCGTTACCACATTGTTCGTGGAACTTTAGATACAGCCGGAGTAGAGGGTCGTAACCAACGTCGTTCCAAATACGGTACTAAACGTCCAAAAAATAAAGGTGGTGCACCTGCAGCTGCTCCTGCCAAAAAGAAAAAATAAGCAATAATTAACTAAAGATAAGCGGGCCTAGCCCAATAGTTCTTTTCAATTTACTGATAACATTTTCTCCCGACATTCGGGATGAATAGCAAGTTTTT
Coding sequences within:
- the rpsL gene encoding 30S ribosomal protein S12, whose protein sequence is MPTIQQLVRKGRTDKTFKTKSPALDSCPQRRGVCTRVYTTTPKKPNSAMRKVAKVRLTNGIEVIAYIPGEGHNLQEHSIVLIRGGRVKDLPGVRYHIVRGTLDTAGVEGRNQRRSKYGTKRPKNKGGAPAAAPAKKKK